CTCCGCCCCGACCTAGTCACTTAGACCGCACCGTACTGTCTCAGGACGACGGGCAAACCGGTGGTCCAATTGTATCGATCGCTGGTGACGGCTGGCGGTTGGTCGAACAGTTCTCCGCTCATCACGCACTGATTCTCAAAGTTGAAACCGAGAGGGTGTGGGCTACTAAGTCAATTACACAAGAGCTCATTGAGCCAGTCATCAGTTCTTATAACGAAGTACTTGTGTATTTCTATTTGACAACCGAAAAGAACAGCCTCCCCGTCCGTCGTGTTCAGTGGACCAAAGACAGCGGTTACATCGAAATGGACCTTCGGGAATAGCTAATGTCCGCATACAATGTCACCGTGTAATTGTTCTGATTCCTCATTGCCGCCACGTAGCATCACTATCGAGTGAGTTGTTCACATGAATCGATCTGAAATCATCGCCAAGCACCAACAGTTCCTCTTTCCGTCGGTTGCCACCTTCTATGCCGAACCGCTGCCGCTCACTCGTGGTGAGGGTAATTTTGTTTGGGATGTCGATGGAAAATGCTACCTCGATTTCTTTGGCGGCATCGTTACCGTCGGCATTGGTCACTGCCATCCCAAAGTGACAGCCAAAATCGCTCAGCAGGTTCGAACACTCCAACACACATCAACATTTTTTCCACATGAAGCAACTGTTCGACTAGCGGAGAAAATGGCTGAGATCGCGCCTGGAACACTGTCCAAGACCTATTTTACGAATAGTGGCACCGAAGCAGACGAAACCGCCGTACTGCTAGCCAGACTCCACACTGGCCGTACGGAAATCATCGCCCTTCGCCATGGCTATAGCGGTCGGTCGCAAACTGCAATGTCCCTAACAGCCCATGCAAACTGGCGACTAAGTCCGGTAACCGATTCAGGCGTGGTGCATGCCCACAACGCCTACTGCTATCGCTGTGCATTCGAAAAGACGTATCCCGAATGTAATCTGCTCTGTGCTCGCGACGTCGAAGAACTCATTAAAACTGCAACGTCGGGAAAAATCGCTGCCTTCATTGCAGAGCCGATCCAAGGGGTTGGCGGTTTCGTGACACCTCCTAAGGAATATTTTCTCGAGATTAGCTCGATCATTAGGGCGAACGGTGGATTGATCATCAGCGATGAAGTGCAGACTGGCTTTGGACGGACAGGTGACCATTGGTTCGGTATTGAACATTGGGGAATTGAACCAGACATCATCACCTGCGCTAAAGCCATGGCCAACGGTACACCAGTGGGGGCTACGGTTACTACGCCGGAAATCGCAGCTTCCATCAAAGGACCGCAGATCTCTACCTTTGGCGGCAACCCGGTTACAGCAGTCGCCGCTCTTGCAACGATTGAGGTTATCGAGGAAGAGGGTCTACTCGCCAACGCTTCCGCCATGGGTAGCGAGCTGGCCAAAGGCCTTAATCAACTCAAGACGACCCATGCGATCGTCGGCGACGTTCGCGGGAAAGGTCTAATGCAGGCAATCGAACTGATAAACGATGCTGAATCGAACGAACCGTCTCCGCTCGCTATGAATGCCCTGCTTGAGGCAACTCGGGAGCACGGCCTTCTCATTGGCAAAGGCGGCCTATTTGGTAATACGGTGCGACTTTCTCCACCACTGAACATCAACAAAGCCGACGTCGATGACGCCATCGATATACTCGACCGCTCACTGAGTGCCGTAGGCAAGACCATTGGAGCCAACGCTTAGAAGCCCCAGCCATCGCGACCCATTCGACTCACTCAATCTTCACCACTGAATCGACGGAGAAGTTCCTTAAGATCAACAGCCCTCTCACAATCAACTAAAGGCCAATCATTGTAAGGGTCCAGCAGTAACGCGTGAATGCCCGCAGCTCGGGCACCAACAACATCCGCCTCGTATAGATCTCCCACGTGAAGCGTGGTTTCGGCGCCGGCCCCGACGACTTCCAACGCATGCAAAAAAATCTTTGGATCCGGCTTTTCGTAGCCAACAACATGGGAATCGATCACTGCATCAAAAAACTCGCGTAGTCCTACGTCCCTCAAAAGTTCATTAACCGTGCCATCGGAATTGCTCACAACAACCAGTTGTAGGCCACGAGCGCGAAAGGCACTTAGGGCCTCAAGCGTACCAGGAATGATTGAACTCCAGAACTTAACCCGCCCAATTCGATCGAGCAAAGGCACCATATTATGTGCCAACGTAACTACTCCTTCCTCACCAACTGCCGGCGTCATCGGAGTTCGTAAGAGCATTTCCCGAATATAAAATTCAAAGGAGTCAATCGACTCAGTGGACCGAAGTCGAGGCAATGCCGCTGATACAACTGGCCGAGCGGCTGCTTCCGCTCGTCGTAAGTCGGAGAGATTACACGTAACTCCCTCGGTCTTAAGTGCAGAAGCAATGTAGTCGAGTTCCATCGCTACGATGGTATTCCCCGCATCAAGAAAGAGAGTCTTCAGCTGAGAATAAGGAAGAGGCGGCTCTAGCACAGCACTACCTTTGATCGGACCAGGCCCATCACACCAGCCCGCTAAAAGAACGACCACGATACATTGTGGCCCCTCGTATCAAAACGACTGGTATAATTTTAGCGTTACCAGGTCT
This genomic window from Vicinamibacterales bacterium contains:
- a CDS encoding aspartate aminotransferase family protein: MNRSEIIAKHQQFLFPSVATFYAEPLPLTRGEGNFVWDVDGKCYLDFFGGIVTVGIGHCHPKVTAKIAQQVRTLQHTSTFFPHEATVRLAEKMAEIAPGTLSKTYFTNSGTEADETAVLLARLHTGRTEIIALRHGYSGRSQTAMSLTAHANWRLSPVTDSGVVHAHNAYCYRCAFEKTYPECNLLCARDVEELIKTATSGKIAAFIAEPIQGVGGFVTPPKEYFLEISSIIRANGGLIISDEVQTGFGRTGDHWFGIEHWGIEPDIITCAKAMANGTPVGATVTTPEIAASIKGPQISTFGGNPVTAVAALATIEVIEEEGLLANASAMGSELAKGLNQLKTTHAIVGDVRGKGLMQAIELINDAESNEPSPLAMNALLEATREHGLLIGKGGLFGNTVRLSPPLNINKADVDDAIDILDRSLSAVGKTIGANA
- a CDS encoding HAD-IA family hydrolase — its product is MVVLLAGWCDGPGPIKGSAVLEPPLPYSQLKTLFLDAGNTIVAMELDYIASALKTEGVTCNLSDLRRAEAAARPVVSAALPRLRSTESIDSFEFYIREMLLRTPMTPAVGEEGVVTLAHNMVPLLDRIGRVKFWSSIIPGTLEALSAFRARGLQLVVVSNSDGTVNELLRDVGLREFFDAVIDSHVVGYEKPDPKIFLHALEVVGAGAETTLHVGDLYEADVVGARAAGIHALLLDPYNDWPLVDCERAVDLKELLRRFSGED